A genomic stretch from Setaria viridis chromosome 1, Setaria_viridis_v4.0, whole genome shotgun sequence includes:
- the LOC117859485 gene encoding transcription factor HBP-1a, with protein sequence MGSNEPSTPSKAPKASEQDQPPATTSGATASVYPEWPSFQAYSAMPPHGFFPPTVAANPQAHPYMWGAQPMVPPYGTPQSPYVMYPPGTVYAHPSTTPGMHPFSHYPMPTNGHAETPGAAPSAPEMNGKSEPGRTSAPSANGITSHSESGSESESEGSDANSQNDSHSKDNDGKEDGSSQNGISYSASQGMLNQSMSMIPIQPGAMVGVPGSTANLNIGMDYWAAPGSAAIPATQGKATAGSARGDQWDERELKKQKRKQSNRESARRSRLRKQAECEELGQRAESLRSENSSLRAELERIRKEYEQLLSQNASLKEKLGATGDSIPDMNEQNDGDGSGHQKQPDSDAQPGNES encoded by the exons ATGGGTAGCAATGAACCTAGCACACCCTCCAAGGCTCCAAAGGCATCAGAACAA GATCAACCTCCAGCCACTACGTCTGGTGCAACAGCTTCAGTTTACCCTGAATGGCCCAGCTTTCAG GCCTACTCAGCAATGCCACCACATGGGTTCTTCCCCCCTACTGTCGCTGCAAATCCACAGGCTCATCCATACATGTGGGGAGCTCAG CCCATGGTGCCACCTTACGGGACACCACAATCACCTTATGTGATGTATCCACCTGGAACAGTATATGCCCATCCCTCTACAACACCT GGTATGCATCCATTTAGTCATTATCCTATGCCAACAAATGGACATGCTGAAACTCCT GGAGCTGCGCCAAGTGCTCCAGAAATGAATG GGAAAAGTGAGCCTGGcagaacatctgctccatctgCCAATGGGATTACCTCCCACAG TGAGAGTGGAAGTGAGAGTGAAAGTGAAGGAAGTGATGCCAATTCCCAAAAT GATTCACACTCAAAGGACAATGATGGAAAGGAAGACG GCAGTTCACAGAATGGCATATCTTATTCAGCATCACAGGGAATGTTAAATCAAAGCATGTCGATGATTCCAATACAACCGGGTGCGATGGTTGGAGTTCCTGGCTCCACAGCTAACTTGAATATTGGAATGGACTACTGGGCTGCTCCCGGTTCTGCAGCTATCCCTGCAACGCAGGGCAAAGCAACTGCTGGTTCAGCCCGAGGAGATCAATGG GATGAAAGGGAACTCAAGAAGCAGAAACGAAAGCAGTCTAATCGAGAATCAGCACGCAGGTCCCGGCTGCGCAAGCAG GCTGAGTGCGAGGAGCTTGGGCAACGTGCTGAATCTTTAAGGTCGGAAAACTCCTCGCTTAGGGCAGAGCTTGAACGGATTAGAAAGGAGTACGAACAGCTACTTTCACAGAATGCTTCCCTCAAG GAAAAGCTGGGGGCAACCGGCGATTCGATTCCTGATATGAATGAGCAGAACGACGGCGATGGCAGCGGCCACCAGAAGCAGCCTGATTCCGATGCCCAGCCTGGCAACGAGTCTTGA